The following are encoded together in the Acanthochromis polyacanthus isolate Apoly-LR-REF ecotype Palm Island chromosome 14, KAUST_Apoly_ChrSc, whole genome shotgun sequence genome:
- the hcn5 gene encoding potassium/sodium hyperpolarization-activated cyclic nucleotide-gated channel 1, whose amino-acid sequence MEKLKGPTAGCSTATCGWRALLLPQLNRQSLYVYGSEVAVEKECIRQLQSGVFVIHPFSLMRSYYIMCMMAITFLNLIGIPMEIAFLDGHSGLAWEGFNVFSDTLFLIDVALNFRMGIITDDAEEAILDIKRIRVSYLRTWFIPDVIAAFPIGYILLFADLQYNNDDNPSKTNRMMRILMFVRILSLIRLARVSRLVRFFNEVEKVSNANLEVVRLFFRILSLFMMIFLLCHWNGCIQYFVPMLEEFPSDCWVRKENLMNATVIVKYSWGVFRALSQMIALSYGSMDAPTNYVEMWIVMVSMVSGCLMYTVLVANATAMIVNVDPAAKEYKSKMSRLEHYMTFMKLPPELQLRINNYYQARYGGKWFDEKDVMDTVSSALKEQILTVMCSRLLRNVPIFQNRDENFINVVLQYLEYEVYQEGDVIVRQHVPGDRMFFIDHGQVLVEADSFERELCDGDFFGETCVLTKGKHLATVKALTDCQCFSLSWDDLQKALEGFPDVKKDLEKMVQINSDGGLV is encoded by the exons ATGGAGAAGCTGAAGGGTCCCACGGCGGGATGCTCCACGGCGACCTGTGGATGGAGGGCGCTGCTCCTGCCCCAGCTCAACCGCCAGTCGCTGTACGTCTACGGCAGCGAGGTGGCCGTGGAGAAGGAGTGCATCCGGCAGCTGCAGAGCGGAGTCTTTGTCATTCACCCCTTCAGCCtcatgag GAGCTACTACATCATGTGCATGATGGCCATCACGTTCCTGAACCTGATCGGGATTCCCATGGAGATAGCCTTTCTGGACGGACACAGCGGCCTGGCGTGGGAAGGCTTCAACGTCTTCTCGGACACCCTGTTCCTCATCGACGTGGCCCTGAACTTCCGAATGGGCATCATAACGGACGACGCAGAG GAAGCTATTCTGGACATCAAGCGGATCCGAGTCAGTTACCTGAGGACATGGTTCATACCGGACGTCATCGCCGCTTTCCCAATCGGCTACATACTGCTGTTTGCG GACTTGCAGTACAACAATGACGACAACCCCTCCAAGACCAACAGGATGATGAGGATCCTGATGTTCGTACGGATCCTCAGTTTGATCCGACTGGCCCGGGTGTCCAGGCTGGTCCGGTTCTTCAACGAAGTGGAGAAA GTGTCAAACGCTAACCTGGAGGTGGTCCGTCTGTTCTTTCGCATCTTGTCTCTGTTCATGATGATTTTCCTGCTGTGCCACTGGAACGGCTGCATCCAGTACTTCGTCCCGATGCTGGAGGAGTTTCCCAGTGACTGCTGGGTCCGCAAGGAAAACCTGATG aatgctacCGTGATCGTAAAATATTCTTGGGGAGTTTTCCGAGCTCTGTCGCAGATGATCGCTCTCTCTTACGGCTCCATGGACGCTCCAACAA attACGTTGAGATGTGGATCGTCATGGTCAGCATGGTGTCCGGCTGTCTGATGTACACCGTCCTCGTTGCCAACGCCACCGCCATGATCGTCAACGTCGACCCGGCGGCCAAAGAATACAAGAGCAAG ATGAGCCGGTTGGAGCACTACATGACCTTCATGAAGCTCcctccagagctgcagctcCGCATCAACAACTACTACCAGGCTCGGTATGGAGGGAAGTGGTTCGACGAGAAGGACGTCATGGACACGGTGTCGTCGGCTCTGAAGGAG caaatcCTGACGGTGATGTGCAGCCGGCTGCTGAGAAACGTGCCGATCTTTCAGAACAGAGATGAAAACTTCATCAACGTCGTCCTCCAATACCTGGAGTACGAGGTTTACCAGGAAGGAGACGTCATCGTCCGGCAGCACGTCCCAGGAGACCGAATGTTCTTCATCGACCACGGCCAGGTTCTGGTGGAGGCCGATTCCTTCGAGAGGGAGCTGTGTGACGGAGACTTCTTTGGAG AGACATGCGTGCTGACCAAAGGCAAACATCTGGCCACGGTGAAGGCGCTGACCGACTGCCAGTGCTTCTCCCTGTCCTGGGACGACTTGCAGAAGGCGCTGGAGGGTTTCCCAGATGTCAAGAAGGACTTAGAAAAGATGGTCCAGATCAACTCAGATGGTGGGCTCGtgtga
- the LOC110968270 gene encoding cytochrome c oxidase copper chaperone, giving the protein MSSLSAASVESPPAAQSPEQKKPLRPCCACPETKKVRDACIIEKGEENCTALIEAHKDCMRALGFKI; this is encoded by the exons ATGTCGTCACTCTCTGCAGCCAGCGTGGagtctcctcctgcagctcaaaGCCCCGAGCAGAAGAAGCCTCTGAGGCCCTGCTGCGCCTGTCCAGAAACCAAGAAAGTCCGGGATGCTTG CATCATCGAGAAAGGCGAGGAAAACTGCACAGCGCTGATCGAGGCCCATAAAGATTGCATGAGGGCGCTCGGGTTCAAGATTTAA